A segment of the Scomber japonicus isolate fScoJap1 chromosome 5, fScoJap1.pri, whole genome shotgun sequence genome:
AACTGATAAATGTgatgacagctgtgtgtgtgtcaggatagacaaaaagaggaacagagaaagagagaagcatgTTGCATCCTAATTTGCTTTCCTGACTTCCATTTTAAATTAGTACACATTCAAGGTTGACTTTCCAGTGCTTGGTCATGATTATCATTTAActgtattcttcttcttcttcttcttcttcttcttcttctcctacttattattattattatattcttaGACAGAACACGAGGGGACTTTGTAATGGTTATATTCTGACCTCTGATGGCTGAATTCATAATTGCAAGTGACTAATGGAAAAGAGATACATTGAAATGTATAATGCATTTCACTAATAAGAATAACTTTTGATTATAGTTTTACATTTACCatatgaaacatattttatttcacatttatatAAATCTCATTGACAGTTATAAAATATAACTAacctgtaaaatgtcaaaatagcattaagaaaaaaaacgaacaaaaaaataatcactTAAAACAAAGTTTCAAACTTATCGTTAAAAATGAAGGAGGTATTGTTCGACTTGGTTCGATTCAGATTGAATCGATTGCTCTGGTCTAGACTTCACAGCAGCGCTCTGATTGGTTGTCACGTCCTGGCGCCAAAACACCATGAAGGCAGAGTTGTAAACACTCCAGAGGAGGAAGTCTCTGCGTCACATAGCAGTATTTATCTCTAATTTACAGACGATTTAAGTCACATTTAGGTTCAAAAATGGATACACAGTCGTATCATCCCGTACAACCTGGcgtggggatggaggaaaattACCTGTCTCTCGATGATATTTTGCTGTCTCATGAGAGACTTCCTATCCGGACAGAGTGCGCTTTCCCCCGGCTTGGATTCCTGGAGAAGTCCAGTGACACACAGGATATACCGGAGgtatgaagaaaaacacatgaaaagcGGTGACGTTTGAAGATTTTGTAAATGAATTCATCTTAACATAATCCTTCCTGGCAGAGCGTCACTCAAAAGTAGTCCTTATGTAGTTGTTTTGGTCATAAAGGGAGAGTTACACCAAACCCCGTTCAATATTTAGCAGTTTATGCTTTACAACCTTTACAGGAAAAGACACGAACTACAAAATCAGCATAAACGCAACCCACTTTTTAATTCTGCATCCTACAAAGCAGCAGCtatgttattataatttaaCTGTTTACTTTTACACTTTTTGTATAATTGTAATGAGTCAGAATCCAACTGTGCAAGTTGCCTATTTTTGAAATGTAGTTTGGCTGAGCCCAGACTTCTAACCACACAGTACAATGTTTTAGTCACATCCATGGGGATGTTTGAGTGACATACTTTTGACTTTATGTTCTATATAATGAAACGCAACACTTTATGAGTAAACCTACACTTCCAATTCACCAGAGATACAAGTGACTCATGTTAGACACACGCAAACACATCATGACAGCCCTTCTTCACCTCTAAGGGAACctgagaatgaaaagaaaagatctAAATGATAAGgtgtaaatgataaaaatgaatggTAGTTGAATTCCATTTAACTGCTTTAGTTTCAAGGCATTGTTCATACTGGTTTACTGCCATGGCTTACTGGGGTACTTTAATAGAACAGAGCCATTATTAAGGTTATTAGTAACATCTATTCCTCCTTTAAGTCTGGCAGTTCTGTTATTGAACTCGGTTAAGAGCTTTTCTCATAAATGTATCACTGTACCCCAAAGTTGAGACACAAGGGATTCAACACTCTCCCTCCACCAGCACACACAATATACAGACAGTATACAGCAGGAGCCTTGACAATTCCTCCAGCTCTTAAGTTTGTCTCCTACCTCTCAGGGCACAAAGATGGAGCTTCCTCTGTGGCTGTCCAAGGGTCTgtatgagaggaagaggagggtgttGTCGGTCGAACTTCCTAAGGTATACAAAGAAGGCTGGAGGACCGTGTTCAACGCTGACTCCAACGTGGTAGACCTGCATAAGATGGGCCCCTACTACTATGGCCTGGGATCCCAGATGCTGCACTTTGAAAGTCCAGAGAACCCAGAGATTGCACAGACGTTGCTGCAGGTGAGTTCATTCAACATAGGGAGCTACCAACAAATCTATACTGAACAACCATTAACAAATAATGACAACTTAAAAAGTTTGGGACTTCTTTGTCGTTTATGATGATGTATTACCTTCATCAATGGCACAATGTGCCAGTGACCTCTGGGAGGTCAGCCAACTTGCAGGAGATGAAAAAGCAGTTTCTTCTGATTGTTAAAGATATATAACTGGCTTAGACTCTTCATTAAAGgcattgcatttttaaaatgaccATATTAGTGCAATTTGACGTTGTAACCATTAACAGAAATTGCTGTCTTTAGTTTTGTGTGAGGTCTGCGCTTTGAACAGATCTCAGTATTACTAAACACTAGGGGTGTGCATCTCTCCAATATATGACGATTTGATATGTATCTCGATACATGGACATACGATAAGACACAGGAacgatacattttaaaatggagCGGTTCAGTTCGATTCAGTAGGatttcaatacaatacaatttgaTACAGTACAGTTCAGTTTGATGGGGTATAATAGTTCCTTGTTTAAAATAGacaatcattttacattatgaATTAACATTAGTTAATACTATAAATGTGGCATTTCTTGCCTTCAAGACGTGAATTCAAAAACATCTCATGTTGATTAGTGTAACATATTGCACTGTATGAACTCTACAAAGCCTTTatgacaatgaaaaacaaacaatatttaaGTTCACTATTGGCACAAATTAGAGCCAAAGAAACAACTACACAAGTTTTTATCTTGTCCCGAAAGCCTTCGTTCTCCACGACACAGTATGGTCTTCAGTCTTTAACAATGAACCGGGCTATAGAAGGCATTATTGCCTTTGCTCTAGCCCAGTTGTGGCTGAGTTTTGGCTGGAAGAAGTCTTGTATGTCTGTCTTTGTGCTAGCGGAGCAAGCCTCCTTCATCGCCTGTTTCCCCATACCGTCTCATCAAGTGAGTGTTGAGATTTGTTTTACTACCAGTGTACTTTAGTGCGATTTTACACTttgtatatacatgtatataattGAAGCTCGATGGTGCGTTGTGAATAGGAATAGTGTCGGTGCCAGTCATGAACTTTTATCTTTCCCTTGCAAATACAGCTCTACCTGACGTGACTGTGACGAGTATTGCGAGACTTtatgggagaaagagagagacgcaGACAGGGAGCAAACAGCTATCGGCCAGTTCATGCTACGTTTAGACCGGTTCAGGGGTCCGTGTACCGATGCACTCACATTGTTTAAATCAAAACCGATTTTCCGATCAAATCGTTTATTTGTTACACCCCTGCTAAACACCATTCAGTGTCGATCAGACTCATTGATACATTtacattagagctgcaactattaacTAGAAAATTATGTATgtagcaactattttgataattcttttttttttttttaataattaatagttCCAGCTGCTCAAATGTGAcactttgctgttttgttttgggtttttgtcATATATGACATTAAATTGAACATCTCTTTTAGATACATCAATAAGGAATGTTTTTCTGCCCACTGTATTATCAGAAAAAAGTACCTTAATCATTGTATTTATATGCTTTCTTTAAAAGTGCCAAatccaaaagaaaacaaatagaaGGCCACATTCAAAAGAAGCAGTGTAACTCTATTCAAATGCCTTCTTTAATGCTGCCTGTTAACTCAGGGACATATGTGCTGTCGATGAGCGGTGCACAGCTTGTCGTCCTTCATTGAACTTATCTGCAATATGTAGACATTTGTAGTTACAGTCTGTGCAGCATACAGCACCTCTGTCTTTTGACCCTTTGAAAAACTCTCCAGGAGACCCTTTAACAACCCTTCCCTCTTCCAGGAGGGACAGATGCAGTCGGTTCTTTGAAGTCCTGACACACTTCTGAACATTTAATACACATCATTGTACACTGTCAGATGGTATTGTACAAAATGCCTTCACATATCCCTCTGATACAAATCCAGCTAGTGTTGTTTAAAGCTTTACAACTAGGGGGTGCaatcagatcagaaaacatGGCAGACTACTGgctgtctgctgcagctgttaCCAGGCAGACTGACTCTAATCTCATTGgctgacagacagaaacacaaacactatTCTTCACCATAAAGGAGTGGTGAATAACTATGCAGGTTGATGGTTCCTCCTTCTCATCATTTAAGTGGTATCTTGGTTGTTTTTAACCACACAGGCTTCTGAAGAAAATCTGATTGGTCTCATCCACATTTCCACAGCTGCTGTGtttaagtctgattttttatttatttaaaatagtcCACCAGGAATGAGAGTGGTGAAATCTTGTTATGAAGACCTGTTTGCTGCACACCGCCTGT
Coding sequences within it:
- the gins3 gene encoding DNA replication complex GINS protein PSF3; the protein is MDTQSYHPVQPGVGMEENYLSLDDILLSHERLPIRTECAFPRLGFLEKSSDTQDIPEGTKMELPLWLSKGLYERKRRVLSVELPKVYKEGWRTVFNADSNVVDLHKMGPYYYGLGSQMLHFESPENPEIAQTLLQTFIGRFRRTMDSSQNAYNEDTSALVERLDCLEKALFRSGQSGLNGFQSWEKGQASQLTASSLVLNYRKRKITDIQT